Part of the Terrisporobacter glycolicus ATCC 14880 = DSM 1288 genome is shown below.
GCAGTAATTACTCTAGAGGAACTAAGAAGATGGATAAAACAAGAAAATATTTCTTTTGAAGATTTTAAAGAAAGTTCATTTGATGCAATTAGCCATTATAACAGGGTTTTTCCATTTGTATCTGAAAATACAGATTACTTTTTTGACTCTAGTAAAAATAAGGAAGTAGTATCTGTGGATGGTCCAAATGATTGTAAGAAAACAATAGAAGCAATGCTAAACAAAAGAGTAAGTAATGTAATATTTGATATGAATTTCTGTGAAAGTGGTTGCCTTAGAGGTTCCGGAATTGCAGATGATGGAGCAAGTTCTTATGAAAGAAGAAAAAATATAGAGACTTATAGTAAAAAGTGTGAAAAATTATATAAGGATAAAATAGATAATTCTTATGATGAAATACTATCAAAAATAGATTTACATAGAAAATTTCAATCTAAATTTAGCCCTTTAAAAGAACCTAGTGAAACAGAGCTTAGAGAAATTTTAAAGTCTATGGGTAAATTCGCAAGAATGGATGAGATAAATTGTAAGGCATGTGGTTATAAAACATGTAGAGACAAAGCCAAAGCAGTGTTTAATGGTTATGCTGATACTAGCATGTGTGTTCCATACATGAGGCAAAAAGCGGAAAATAAGGCAAATGTAATTATATCAGCTACACCTAATTTAATAGGCATAGTAGATAAGGACTTATGTGTGGAGGAGTTTAATCCAGCAGCACAGAATTTCTTCCAAGTTAGTAATGATGAAGCCAGAGGAGTACCTGTTATTATGTACTTGGATGAAGATAAATTTCAGCAAGCAAGAGATACAAGGAAAAATATTATTGGGGATAAGATAGAACTTCCAGACTATAATGGTGTATTAGATCAAAATATTATATGGCTAGAGGAAAATCAAATTTATATATGGATAGCCAACAATATTACAAAAGAAGAGAACAAGGAAAAAGAATTACAGACAATGAAAATAAATTCCATAAACATGGCTCAAGATGTTATAAATAAGCAAATGATGGTGGCACAAGAAATAGCAAGTCTTCTTGGAGAAACAACAGCAGAGACAAAGGTTACCTTAACTAAGTTGAAAAAACTTATTGAGGAAGAGGGGCATAGATAATGAAATATTATATAGATTTTGCTTATGGAAGCTTATTAAAATATGGAGAAGAATTGTGTGGAGATAAGGTTGAGTTTTATGCTGATGATGAGCAATTCATTGCAGTACTTTCTGATGGAATGGGAAGTGGTGTAAAAGCTAATATTTTAGCAACTCTTACATCAAAAATAGCTCTTACCATGCTAAAGGAAGGAATGAGAATAGAGGATGTAGTGGATACTGTTAGTCAGACTTTGCCTATTTGTTCACAAAATAAAATAGCTTATTCTACATTTACTATGGTAAAAGTGGCTAAAGATGGGATAGCTTATATTGTTGAATTTGATAATCCTACATTATTTTTTATGAGAGGAAAAGATATACTTTCATTAGATTGGAATGAGATAGTAATTCATGATAAAAAAATAAGAGAATGCAAGATACAACTTACAGAAAGAGACAGGATAGTATTGATTAGCGATGGTGTAGAATTTGCTGGAGGAAGAAAAACTTTAAATTATTCTTGGCAATGGAAAGATATTTCAAAGCATTTATTGAAATTTACTAATGAAAACATGAATGCAAAAACTATTACAAACAATCTGTTAGGAGTTTGCAATCAATTATATTACTTTGAACCAGGAGACGATACGACTGTAGCTACTATAAAGGTTAGCCATGATAGCAATGCAGTTTTATTTTCTGGCCCACCTATCAATAAAAATAAGGATAAAGAAGTTGTATATGAAATTATGGGAAGTGCTGGAAAGAAAATAGTTTGTGGTGGAACTACCGCAAATATTGTTGCTAGAGAGCTAAATGTAAAATATAGATCTAGTACAGATATTATAGATGAAGATGTGCCACCAATAGGATATATAGAAGGTATAGATTTGGTAACAGAAGGAGTATTAACACTAAGAAAATCATGTGAAATATTAAGACGATTATTAACTACTAATGATGACAGTTTTTTACATAAAAAGAAGGATGGAGCCACGTTGTTGTCTAAAATGTTGTATGAGGATTGTATTCATATAAAAATGATAATAGGAAGATGTATAAATCCTGAAAATATGATGTCAGATATACCAGATGATTTAAGTGCTAGGCTTTATGTTTTAAATGAAATGAAGAATATTTTAGTTAAACTTGGTAAAATTGTTGAAGTTGAATACTATTAGAACAATATGAAGAGTGCTATATTTAATGATTAAATATCATTAAATATAGCACTCTTTTAAAAATAAAAATAAATTTTTTTAAAAATAAAAATAATGAGTAATAATAATAAAGTTTATTAAATATAAATTAATATGTGTGTGGTGCTAGCTAAAAAAGTGTCAAGACCTCTAGGAACATATTTGCACCATGCACGCCAATAATTGAGGAGGTGATAATAATAAGAAAATTACTAAAGATAAGTATAGTACTCCTGTGTTTGTTAATGATTAACTTAGTTTGCATTAAAAAAATTCATGCTCTTCCTCAGGGGGTGGATAAAGTTGAAATTGGTAATTGGACTAAGACAAGAGAAATTAATGAAATAAAGGAGGATGAAAAGAAACTTAACAGCGAGGATTTTAAAAATATCAGAAATATTAACTTTGATGATACTTTAAATCCAT
Proteins encoded:
- a CDS encoding [Fe-Fe] hydrogenase large subunit C-terminal domain-containing protein, yielding MWFDKFSKKNCKNCYACVRVCPVNAIEIKNEQARIREERCIVCDACYLACPQKNRLSTSEVPIVKHYIKNKETVIASIAPSFAAIFGDNSHKIPGVLKYLGFSYVEETLVAAQPIIDEYFKYINKDDNKNYITTLCPSIINLVEKHYPDLIENLIPVISAFACHGRIIKKKYGANVKVVFIGPCLGKKDESRFENSVDAVITLEELRRWIKQENISFEDFKESSFDAISHYNRVFPFVSENTDYFFDSSKNKEVVSVDGPNDCKKTIEAMLNKRVSNVIFDMNFCESGCLRGSGIADDGASSYERRKNIETYSKKCEKLYKDKIDNSYDEILSKIDLHRKFQSKFSPLKEPSETELREILKSMGKFARMDEINCKACGYKTCRDKAKAVFNGYADTSMCVPYMRQKAENKANVIISATPNLIGIVDKDLCVEEFNPAAQNFFQVSNDEARGVPVIMYLDEDKFQQARDTRKNIIGDKIELPDYNGVLDQNIIWLEENQIYIWIANNITKEENKEKELQTMKINSINMAQDVINKQMMVAQEIASLLGETTAETKVTLTKLKKLIEEEGHR
- a CDS encoding SpoIIE family protein phosphatase; translation: MKYYIDFAYGSLLKYGEELCGDKVEFYADDEQFIAVLSDGMGSGVKANILATLTSKIALTMLKEGMRIEDVVDTVSQTLPICSQNKIAYSTFTMVKVAKDGIAYIVEFDNPTLFFMRGKDILSLDWNEIVIHDKKIRECKIQLTERDRIVLISDGVEFAGGRKTLNYSWQWKDISKHLLKFTNENMNAKTITNNLLGVCNQLYYFEPGDDTTVATIKVSHDSNAVLFSGPPINKNKDKEVVYEIMGSAGKKIVCGGTTANIVARELNVKYRSSTDIIDEDVPPIGYIEGIDLVTEGVLTLRKSCEILRRLLTTNDDSFLHKKKDGATLLSKMLYEDCIHIKMIIGRCINPENMMSDIPDDLSARLYVLNEMKNILVKLGKIVEVEYY